The Prevotella melaninogenica ATCC 25845 genome includes a window with the following:
- a CDS encoding DUF2461 domain-containing protein, giving the protein MNTKKIMHFLKGIAANNNKQWFQEHKAEYDEVKADFENGVDQIISCLATFDDEVSHLTAKDCTYRFYRDVRFSPDKSPYKRHLGAYICGRGRKALRGGYYIHLQPGNCLVAVGCYWLPTNILTSCRNEIMANIDEWRKDVENEDFLNLFGRPNEGEWTDDKVSKRGFGLAALKTVPKGFPKDYEHLQYLRMKDYCCWVSVPDDFFEGDGWVEQLEHICKTGKPMMDFINNVVDDYE; this is encoded by the coding sequence ATGAATACAAAGAAGATAATGCACTTCTTGAAAGGTATTGCTGCGAACAATAATAAGCAATGGTTTCAGGAGCATAAGGCTGAATACGATGAGGTGAAGGCTGATTTTGAGAACGGAGTTGACCAAATAATATCTTGTTTGGCAACCTTTGATGATGAGGTTTCACATTTGACAGCAAAGGATTGTACCTATCGTTTCTATCGTGATGTACGTTTCTCACCTGATAAGAGTCCGTATAAACGCCACTTGGGTGCATACATCTGTGGACGTGGTAGAAAGGCTTTGCGTGGCGGTTATTATATACATCTTCAACCAGGCAACTGCTTGGTTGCTGTGGGATGCTATTGGTTGCCTACGAATATATTGACTTCATGTCGCAATGAAATCATGGCGAACATTGATGAATGGCGTAAAGATGTAGAGAATGAGGACTTTCTTAATTTGTTCGGACGACCTAATGAAGGTGAATGGACCGACGATAAAGTCAGTAAGAGAGGCTTTGGACTTGCAGCTTTAAAGACTGTTCCAAAGGGATTTCCAAAGGATTATGAACATCTTCAGTATCTCCGAATGAAGGATTATTGCTGTTGGGTGTCTGTACCCGATGACTTCTTCGAGGGCGATGGCTGGGTTGAGCAGTTAGAACATATCTGTAAGACAGGTAAGCCTATGATGGACTTTATTAATAATGTGGTAGATGATTATGAATAA
- the nth gene encoding endonuclease III, which translates to MTRKERYDYALSYFRKNVGHVSTELNFGSAFQLLCATLLSAQCTDKRINAITPELFRHYPDAKAMAEATADEIFEYVKSVSYPNSKAKHLVEMSKMLVEKFDGEVPSDPNALVTLPGVGRKTANVIQAVWFGKPTLAVDTHVYRVSHRLGLVPSTANTPRKVEDYLMKNIPTEEVSDAHHWILLHGRYVCKSAKPDCEHCPFDDICPKLLENSKL; encoded by the coding sequence ATGACAAGAAAAGAAAGATATGATTATGCACTGAGTTATTTTCGCAAGAATGTTGGGCATGTTTCGACTGAGCTAAATTTTGGTTCAGCCTTCCAACTTCTTTGTGCGACACTCCTTTCTGCTCAGTGTACGGATAAGCGAATCAATGCGATTACGCCAGAATTGTTCCGTCATTATCCAGATGCAAAGGCGATGGCAGAGGCTACAGCCGATGAGATATTTGAGTATGTGAAGAGTGTTTCTTACCCCAATTCAAAGGCAAAACATTTAGTTGAGATGTCGAAGATGTTGGTTGAGAAATTTGATGGCGAGGTGCCTTCTGATCCTAATGCACTCGTTACGCTGCCTGGAGTAGGGCGTAAGACGGCAAATGTTATTCAAGCAGTGTGGTTTGGTAAGCCAACACTTGCGGTTGATACGCATGTCTATCGTGTAAGTCATCGTTTGGGGCTGGTTCCTTCAACAGCTAACACGCCTCGTAAGGTTGAGGATTATCTGATGAAGAATATCCCTACAGAGGAGGTCTCGGATGCCCACCATTGGATATTGCTTCATGGACGTTATGTTTGCAAGAGTGCTAAGCCTGATTGCGAGCATTGTCCCTTTGATGATATCTGTCCAAAGTTGTTGGAGAATAGTAAGTTGTAG
- the mazG gene encoding nucleoside triphosphate pyrophosphohydrolase: protein MHTKEEKLEAFARLLDIQERLRKECPWDSKQTNESLRPNTIEETFELADALLKNDSKNICKELGDVMEHVIFYSMLGEEKGEFDVADVCNAQSDKLMFRHDFIDWTGWSVTRSDMVVNAAGQVVYKDEEEQAAKNAQSTTPNTASQVESTWEQRKQRERDGNTSVLSGVPNSLPSLIKAYRIQDKARNVGFDWEEKEQVWDKVYEELEELKNELMKEDKQRSTEELGDFLFSLINAARLYHLNPDNALEHTNQKFIKRFNYIEEAAKAKGVTIKDLTLAEMDELWNQAKAANN, encoded by the coding sequence TTGCATACTAAAGAAGAGAAACTGGAAGCTTTTGCCCGACTTTTAGACATTCAAGAACGACTCCGAAAGGAGTGTCCATGGGATAGTAAACAGACTAATGAAAGCCTCCGTCCCAATACGATTGAAGAGACCTTTGAATTGGCTGATGCGCTCTTAAAAAATGACTCAAAGAATATCTGTAAAGAGCTTGGAGACGTCATGGAACATGTTATCTTCTATTCTATGTTGGGTGAAGAAAAGGGGGAGTTTGATGTTGCTGATGTCTGCAATGCGCAATCCGACAAACTTATGTTTCGACATGATTTTATCGATTGGACGGGTTGGAGTGTGACACGTTCTGATATGGTAGTTAATGCTGCAGGACAAGTAGTTTACAAAGATGAAGAAGAACAGGCTGCTAAGAACGCACAGTCGACAACTCCTAATACTGCTTCTCAGGTAGAATCAACATGGGAACAGCGCAAGCAACGTGAACGTGACGGAAACACTTCGGTACTCTCTGGTGTGCCCAATTCACTGCCAAGTCTTATTAAGGCTTACCGCATCCAAGACAAGGCACGCAATGTTGGTTTTGATTGGGAAGAGAAAGAGCAGGTCTGGGATAAGGTATATGAAGAATTAGAGGAGCTGAAGAATGAGTTGATGAAGGAGGATAAGCAACGTTCAACAGAAGAACTTGGCGACTTTTTATTCTCTCTTATTAATGCAGCACGCCTCTATCATTTGAATCCTGATAATGCTCTTGAGCACACGAATCAGAAGTTTATCAAGCGATTTAACTATATTGAGGAAGCTGCTAAGGCAAAGGGTGTTACGATAAAAGACTTAACTCTTGCTGAAATGGATGAGTTATGGAATCAAGCTAAGGCTGCTAACAATTAA
- a CDS encoding tetratricopeptide repeat protein has protein sequence MDIYYQSDKFKQVLHRYEELQKDNISEFLDPEELTDVAEYYHYIGEDNNALDAIDYATRLYPTATTPLAFKARLALFIDEDPELANEIAEMIVDKSDLDYLYLKAEIMIVDNKVAEADDFLQSQYDEVISQEDREDYVLDVAALFSDYEENEYVEKWLSRSTKTEDNDYKELRARLLKSRGKYKESESILNELLDTNPYSGPYWNQLAQNQLLRNDIKDSITSSEYSIAINPDDEEAILNKANGLFTLGNYEESLKYYERYKKLCHNQDTTVVDVTIGHIHLMQGNASEAQRYYHLALAETQSKSLTLIHIGISTFDNGYVEYAYNIFSTLLPEMDDDWDIGFAYLARCCYELKLKKEFNIYLRQAVERNPEESIEVLSDLYPEGTSPQDYPNIRIL, from the coding sequence TTGGATATATACTATCAGAGTGATAAATTCAAGCAAGTCCTTCATAGATATGAAGAACTGCAAAAAGACAACATCAGCGAGTTCCTCGACCCTGAGGAACTGACTGATGTTGCTGAATATTACCACTATATCGGTGAAGATAACAATGCTTTAGACGCTATCGATTATGCCACCCGCTTGTATCCAACAGCCACTACTCCACTTGCTTTCAAAGCACGTTTAGCATTATTCATCGACGAAGACCCAGAGCTTGCTAACGAGATTGCAGAGATGATTGTTGATAAGAGTGACTTAGATTATCTCTATCTTAAAGCTGAAATTATGATCGTTGATAATAAGGTAGCCGAAGCAGATGACTTCCTTCAAAGCCAGTATGACGAGGTTATCTCACAAGAAGACCGCGAGGATTATGTCCTTGATGTTGCTGCTCTCTTTTCCGATTATGAAGAAAATGAATATGTAGAGAAATGGTTGAGCCGCTCAACAAAGACAGAAGATAATGATTATAAGGAACTTCGTGCGCGTCTTCTCAAAAGCCGTGGGAAGTATAAAGAGAGTGAATCCATTCTCAATGAGTTACTTGATACCAACCCTTATTCTGGTCCTTACTGGAACCAGTTAGCCCAGAATCAGCTTTTAAGGAATGACATAAAGGATTCTATCACATCAAGTGAATACTCCATAGCTATCAACCCTGATGATGAAGAAGCTATCCTCAACAAGGCCAACGGACTCTTTACACTTGGGAATTATGAGGAATCTCTGAAGTACTACGAGCGTTATAAGAAGCTCTGCCATAATCAAGATACAACTGTCGTTGATGTTACTATCGGACATATACATCTCATGCAGGGCAATGCTTCAGAAGCGCAACGATATTATCATCTGGCATTAGCAGAAACACAGAGCAAGAGTCTGACACTCATCCATATTGGTATTTCAACCTTTGACAATGGATATGTTGAATATGCTTACAATATCTTTAGTACGTTATTGCCTGAAATGGATGACGACTGGGACATCGGTTTCGCATACCTCGCACGCTGTTGTTATGAATTAAAGCTAAAAAAGGAGTTCAATATATACTTGCGACAAGCCGTTGAAAGGAATCCAGAGGAGAGTATAGAGGTACTATCAGACCTCTATCCAGAAGGAACAAGCCCACAAGACTACCCCAATATTCGTATTTTATAA
- a CDS encoding RNA polymerase sigma factor RpoD/SigA has protein sequence MTSNEKYIEDIANEQLLSDKEEQELAEKIKVGDARALEKLTKANLKFVVSLAHQYRNRGLGEDDLISEGNIGMMYAAQKFDGSKGVRFVIFAAPYIRKAMEETIKEQATLYKLPKNETSRFEQKRSHAISIDQPVPVGSNNNFTLQHILENENAKHADEHLNQEILSNEIQKGLDVLDEREKRVITYIYGLTGAHYTMAEIAEDMGLKRERVRQIRDKALRKLHKKMK, from the coding sequence ATGACTTCAAACGAGAAATACATAGAAGATATAGCTAACGAGCAGCTTCTTTCAGATAAAGAAGAGCAGGAGTTAGCAGAGAAGATAAAGGTTGGTGACGCAAGAGCTTTGGAGAAGTTGACCAAGGCTAACTTGAAGTTTGTTGTTTCATTGGCGCATCAATACCGTAACCGCGGATTGGGTGAAGACGACCTTATCAGTGAGGGAAATATTGGTATGATGTATGCCGCACAGAAGTTTGATGGTTCAAAAGGTGTACGCTTTGTTATCTTTGCGGCTCCTTACATCCGTAAAGCTATGGAAGAGACTATCAAAGAGCAAGCAACACTCTATAAACTTCCTAAGAACGAGACAAGTAGATTTGAACAGAAGCGTTCACATGCTATCTCTATTGACCAGCCAGTACCAGTAGGTAGCAATAATAACTTCACACTTCAGCATATCCTTGAGAATGAAAATGCCAAGCATGCTGACGAACATCTTAACCAAGAAATCCTCAGTAATGAAATCCAAAAAGGATTAGATGTACTTGATGAACGTGAAAAAAGGGTCATCACTTATATCTATGGATTGACAGGAGCACACTATACGATGGCAGAGATTGCGGAGGATATGGGATTAAAACGCGAACGTGTACGCCAGATTCGTGACAAGGCTTTGCGCAAACTTCATAAGAAGATGAAATAA
- a CDS encoding DedA family protein translates to MSFITSMLGHLNYGTIFILMLLESTVIPVPSELVVAPAAYHAAAGNLDIWLVILFSTLGADVGATINYLAGWYLGRPIIYKFANSKWGHLCLLNQEKVEKSERYFDEHGMVATITGRLLPGIRHLISIPAGLAKMSYWKFLLYTTIGAASWHTILALLGHYMHSFVPEDQLQEKILEYGEYIKFGLIFLVIVVCFYFLVKWYVKKKKNNKNHSQQV, encoded by the coding sequence ATGAGTTTTATCACATCCATGCTCGGACATCTCAACTATGGCACCATCTTTATTTTGATGCTTCTTGAAAGTACGGTTATCCCTGTACCATCAGAATTAGTTGTTGCCCCAGCTGCCTATCATGCTGCCGCAGGCAACCTTGATATATGGTTGGTAATTCTTTTCTCCACTTTAGGAGCAGACGTTGGTGCAACTATTAACTATCTTGCAGGATGGTATCTTGGTCGCCCTATCATCTATAAGTTTGCCAATAGTAAGTGGGGACACTTGTGTTTATTGAATCAAGAGAAAGTTGAAAAGAGCGAACGATACTTCGATGAGCATGGTATGGTGGCTACAATCACTGGCCGTCTCTTGCCAGGTATTCGCCATCTTATCTCCATTCCAGCAGGATTGGCGAAGATGAGCTACTGGAAGTTCTTGCTTTATACTACTATAGGTGCAGCCTCATGGCACACTATTCTTGCACTTTTAGGACATTACATGCACTCTTTTGTACCAGAAGATCAGCTCCAAGAGAAGATTTTAGAGTATGGAGAGTATATTAAGTTTGGTCTTATCTTCTTGGTAATTGTTGTTTGTTTTTACTTCCTTGTTAAGTGGTATGTAAAGAAAAAGAAGAACAACAAGAACCATTCACAGCAGGTATAA
- a CDS encoding glutamine--tRNA ligase/YqeY domain fusion protein, translated as MTTIENNTNEEKRSLSFVEQLVEEDLAKGKNGGRIQTRFPPEPNGYLHIGHAKAICMDFGVAENYKGICNLRFDDTNPSKENNEYVENILHDISWLGFKWGNIYYASDYFEKLWDFAVWMIKKGLAYVDEQTSEQIATQKGTPTTPGTASPYRDRPIEESLALFEQMNTPEAVEGSMVLRAKLDMANPNMHFRDPIIYRIIQIPHHRTGTKWHCYPMYDFAHGQSDYFEGVTHSICTLEFVPHRPLYDKFIDFLKESDGTDDNLSDNRPRQIEFNRLNLTYTVMSKRKLHTLVDEHHVKGWDDPRMPTLCGMRRRGYSPESIRNFIDSIGYTKFDALNDVALLEAAVRDDLNKKATRVSAVLDPVKLVITNYPEGKTEEMEAINNPENEADGSHTITFSKNLWIERADFMEDAPKKFFRMSPGKEVRLKNAYIVKCTGCTKDAEGNIIEIQAEYDADSKSGMQGADRKVKGTLHWVSADHCLKAEVREYDRLFNVENPAADERDFRELLNPESLTVHTECYVEQYLAEKKPGDYLQFQRTGYFMLDPDTTADHLVFNKTVGLKDTWAKKAKA; from the coding sequence ATGACTACGATAGAGAACAACACCAATGAGGAGAAGCGTAGCTTGAGCTTCGTAGAACAACTGGTAGAGGAAGACCTCGCAAAGGGTAAGAACGGAGGACGTATTCAGACACGTTTCCCGCCAGAGCCAAATGGCTATCTTCATATTGGTCATGCAAAAGCGATTTGCATGGACTTTGGTGTAGCTGAAAACTATAAGGGTATTTGTAATCTTCGTTTTGATGATACAAATCCAAGCAAGGAGAACAACGAATATGTAGAGAATATCCTTCATGATATTAGCTGGCTTGGCTTTAAATGGGGTAACATTTATTATGCAAGTGATTACTTTGAGAAGTTATGGGACTTTGCTGTTTGGATGATTAAGAAGGGCTTGGCATATGTTGACGAGCAGACTTCTGAGCAGATTGCAACACAGAAAGGTACGCCAACAACGCCTGGTACAGCATCACCATACCGTGATCGTCCTATCGAGGAAAGCCTTGCCTTGTTTGAGCAGATGAATACACCAGAGGCTGTTGAGGGAAGTATGGTACTTCGTGCGAAGCTCGATATGGCTAATCCTAACATGCATTTCCGTGATCCAATCATATATCGAATCATTCAGATTCCACATCATCGCACAGGTACAAAGTGGCATTGTTACCCAATGTATGACTTTGCACACGGACAGAGTGACTACTTTGAGGGTGTTACCCACTCTATCTGTACACTCGAGTTTGTGCCTCACCGTCCTCTCTATGATAAGTTTATTGACTTCCTAAAAGAAAGTGATGGCACCGATGACAACCTATCAGATAACCGCCCACGACAGATAGAGTTCAACCGCTTGAACCTTACTTATACAGTAATGTCAAAGCGTAAACTTCATACATTGGTTGATGAACATCACGTCAAGGGATGGGATGATCCACGAATGCCGACACTCTGTGGTATGCGTCGTCGTGGTTACTCTCCGGAGTCTATCCGTAACTTTATCGACTCTATTGGCTATACTAAGTTCGATGCACTCAATGATGTAGCGTTGTTGGAGGCTGCTGTACGTGACGACTTGAACAAGAAGGCTACACGTGTTAGCGCTGTTCTCGACCCTGTAAAACTTGTTATTACCAACTATCCAGAAGGAAAGACTGAGGAGATGGAGGCTATTAACAATCCAGAGAATGAGGCAGATGGTTCACACACTATCACCTTCTCAAAGAATCTTTGGATTGAACGTGCTGACTTTATGGAGGATGCTCCAAAGAAATTCTTCCGTATGTCTCCAGGTAAGGAAGTGAGATTGAAGAACGCTTACATCGTTAAGTGTACTGGTTGTACTAAGGATGCTGAGGGCAATATCATTGAGATTCAAGCAGAATATGATGCTGACAGCAAGAGTGGTATGCAGGGGGCTGACCGTAAGGTGAAAGGTACTCTCCACTGGGTTAGCGCTGACCACTGCTTAAAGGCAGAGGTTCGTGAGTACGACCGCTTGTTCAACGTAGAGAATCCTGCTGCTGATGAGCGTGATTTCCGTGAGCTTCTCAATCCAGAGAGCCTTACTGTACACACAGAGTGCTACGTTGAACAGTATCTCGCTGAGAAGAAACCGGGTGATTACCTACAATTCCAGCGTACTGGTTACTTCATGCTTGACCCAGATACAACAGCCGACCACCTCGTGTTTAATAAGACTGTTGGCTTGAAAGATACTTGGGCAAAGAAGGCCAAAGCATAA
- a CDS encoding valine--tRNA ligase encodes MELASKYDPQVVESKWYQYWLDNKLFSSKPDGREPYTVVIPPPNVTGVLHMGHMLNNTIQDILVRRARMEGKNACWVPGTDHASIATEAKVVNRLAEQGVKKTDLTREQFLEHAWDWTHEHGGIILKQLRRLGCSCDWDRTAFTMDDTRSKSVIKVFCDLYKKGYIYRGVRMVNWDPQAQTALSDEEVIYKDEHSKLYHLKYYVAEEDQAKVERKDEGNVMHKDAKGYYAVVATTRPETIMGDSAMCINPEDVKNTWLKGLHVIVPLVNRVIPVIEDTYVDIQFGTGCLKVTPAHDVNDHALGLKHGLETIDIFNDNGTISEAAGLYVGQDRMDVRKQISKDLEAAGLMEKVEDYDNKVGYSERTHVPIEPKLSTQWFLKMQHFADIALSPVMDDDIEFYPKKYKNTYRHWLENIKDWCISRQLWWGHRIPAYYFKDAEGKNATVVAETTEEALKLAQEINPSVTAADLEQESDCMDTWFSSWLWPISVFDGINNPDNEEINYYYPTSDLVTGPDIIFFWVARMIMAGYEYRGKFPFKHVYFTGIVRDKLGRKMSKSLGNSPDPIMLIEKYGADGVRMGMMLSAPAGNDILFDETLCEQGRNFNNKIWNAFRLVQGWETTDAEQPLANKIAVEWFEAKLKEVNAEMNEQFKSYRISEALMTVYRLFWDEFSSWYLEMIKPEYGKPIDKLTYEATLKFFNSLLKMLHPFMPFITEELWQHIYERKDNESIMRDELKLDAPSKEELKLIEAIEQVKAIVSGVRTVRNQKNIAPKVELDLNVIGQNNYEAYNSVIIKMANLKAIEVVTEKSGDASGFMVGTDSFAVPVGDLIDVAAEIEKQEKELKHLEGFLTGIKKKLSNEKFVANAPEAVIERERKKQSDSEEKIAALKASLEELRKK; translated from the coding sequence ATGGAATTAGCAAGCAAGTATGATCCACAAGTAGTGGAATCAAAATGGTACCAGTATTGGCTGGACAACAAGCTTTTCAGTTCTAAGCCTGATGGCCGCGAGCCTTACACTGTGGTTATTCCTCCACCAAACGTAACGGGTGTGCTTCACATGGGCCACATGTTGAACAACACGATACAGGACATCTTGGTAAGACGTGCCCGCATGGAAGGTAAGAATGCATGCTGGGTACCGGGTACTGACCACGCAAGTATTGCTACAGAAGCAAAGGTTGTGAACCGCCTCGCAGAGCAAGGTGTAAAGAAGACTGACCTCACTCGTGAACAGTTCCTTGAGCATGCATGGGATTGGACACACGAACATGGTGGCATTATCCTCAAGCAGTTGCGTCGACTTGGTTGCTCATGCGATTGGGATCGTACTGCTTTCACCATGGACGATACTCGTAGCAAGAGTGTTATCAAGGTATTCTGCGACCTCTACAAGAAGGGCTACATCTATCGTGGTGTACGCATGGTTAACTGGGATCCACAGGCTCAGACGGCTCTTTCTGACGAAGAAGTAATCTACAAGGATGAGCATTCTAAGCTTTATCACCTTAAATACTATGTTGCTGAAGAAGACCAAGCAAAGGTTGAACGCAAGGATGAAGGCAACGTAATGCACAAGGATGCGAAGGGTTACTATGCTGTTGTTGCGACCACTCGTCCAGAGACAATCATGGGTGACTCAGCGATGTGTATCAACCCAGAGGACGTTAAGAACACATGGTTGAAGGGTCTTCATGTTATCGTTCCATTGGTAAATCGTGTGATTCCAGTTATTGAAGACACCTATGTTGATATCCAGTTCGGTACTGGTTGTTTGAAGGTTACACCTGCTCACGACGTTAACGACCATGCACTTGGCTTGAAACACGGTTTGGAAACTATTGATATCTTCAACGATAATGGTACTATCTCTGAGGCTGCTGGCTTGTATGTTGGTCAGGACCGTATGGATGTACGTAAGCAGATATCAAAGGATTTGGAGGCTGCAGGCCTCATGGAGAAGGTTGAGGACTATGATAATAAAGTCGGATACTCAGAGCGTACACACGTACCTATCGAGCCAAAACTCTCTACACAATGGTTCTTAAAGATGCAGCACTTTGCTGATATCGCCCTTTCTCCTGTCATGGACGACGACATAGAGTTCTACCCAAAGAAGTATAAGAACACTTATCGCCACTGGTTAGAGAACATCAAGGACTGGTGTATCAGCCGTCAGTTGTGGTGGGGTCATCGTATTCCTGCTTACTACTTCAAAGATGCAGAAGGCAAGAATGCCACCGTTGTGGCAGAAACTACTGAAGAAGCATTGAAGTTGGCACAGGAGATTAATCCTTCAGTAACAGCTGCCGACCTTGAACAAGAGAGCGATTGCATGGATACTTGGTTCTCAAGTTGGTTGTGGCCAATCTCCGTCTTCGATGGAATCAACAACCCTGACAACGAAGAAATCAACTACTACTACCCTACCAGCGACCTTGTTACAGGTCCAGATATTATCTTCTTCTGGGTAGCACGTATGATTATGGCAGGCTATGAGTATCGTGGTAAGTTCCCATTCAAGCATGTTTACTTCACAGGTATTGTACGTGATAAGCTCGGACGCAAGATGAGTAAGAGTCTTGGTAACTCACCAGATCCTATCATGTTGATTGAGAAGTATGGTGCTGATGGTGTTCGTATGGGTATGATGCTCTCTGCTCCTGCAGGCAACGACATCCTCTTCGACGAGACACTTTGTGAGCAAGGACGTAACTTCAACAATAAGATTTGGAATGCCTTCCGCCTCGTTCAAGGTTGGGAGACAACTGATGCTGAGCAGCCATTGGCAAACAAGATTGCTGTTGAATGGTTCGAAGCGAAGTTGAAGGAAGTAAATGCTGAGATGAACGAGCAGTTCAAGAGCTATCGTATTTCAGAGGCTTTGATGACTGTTTACCGCCTCTTCTGGGACGAGTTCTCAAGCTGGTACTTGGAGATGATTAAGCCAGAATATGGCAAACCAATCGACAAGCTCACCTACGAAGCAACCCTTAAATTCTTCAATTCACTCTTGAAGATGTTGCATCCATTCATGCCTTTCATTACTGAGGAGTTGTGGCAACACATCTATGAGCGCAAGGATAACGAGAGCATCATGCGTGACGAACTCAAACTTGATGCACCAAGCAAGGAGGAATTAAAGCTCATCGAGGCTATTGAGCAGGTTAAGGCGATTGTCAGCGGTGTGAGAACCGTACGCAACCAGAAGAACATTGCTCCAAAGGTTGAGCTCGACTTGAACGTAATCGGTCAGAACAACTATGAGGCTTACAACAGTGTAATCATTAAGATGGCTAACTTGAAGGCTATTGAAGTGGTAACTGAGAAGAGTGGTGACGCATCAGGTTTCATGGTTGGTACCGATAGTTTCGCAGTTCCAGTGGGCGACTTGATTGACGTTGCAGCTGAGATTGAGAAGCAGGAGAAGGAACTCAAGCATCTTGAAGGCTTCCTCACAGGCATCAAGAAAAAACTCTCAAACGAGAAGTTCGTAGCAAATGCACCTGAAGCTGTTATCGAACGTGAGCGCAAGAAGCAGAGTGACTCTGAAGAGAAGATTGCCGCTTTGAAGGCAAGTCTTGAAGAGTTGAGAAAGAAGTAA
- a CDS encoding Nramp family divalent metal transporter — protein sequence MKNILKELQRKDHPRVLGALDIFKFIGPGLLVTVGFIDPGNWGSNFAAGSEYGYALLWVVTLSTIMLIALQHNVAHLGIVTGLCLSEAAVKYAPKWIGRPIILSAILASISTSLAEILGGAIALQMLFGISIPTGSVLTTVAVLIMLFTNSYKKMERAIIGFVSMIGLSFVYELFLVDIHWPAAIEGAFVPTVPQGSLLIIMSVVGAVVMPHNLFLHSEIVQSREIYLEGDERIRHMLKYEFVDTLFSMIVGWVINSAMILLAASTFFSHGQHVDELSQAQAMLQPLLGNNAANIFAIALLLAGISSTITSGMAAGSIFSGLFGESYNAKDTHSIAGIVLSLGIALLMIFFIGDPFKGLIISQMFLSVQLPFTVFLQVGLTSSKRVMGKYANSKLNMVFLYSLAGIVTLLNIWLLIESIS from the coding sequence ATGAAGAATATATTAAAAGAACTACAACGTAAGGACCACCCACGCGTGTTGGGTGCCTTAGATATATTTAAATTTATTGGTCCCGGTTTGCTGGTGACCGTAGGCTTTATCGACCCGGGAAACTGGGGAAGTAACTTTGCTGCTGGTTCAGAGTATGGCTATGCATTGTTATGGGTAGTAACCCTTTCAACAATTATGCTTATAGCTTTACAGCATAATGTTGCTCATCTTGGAATTGTGACAGGACTCTGTCTCAGTGAGGCAGCAGTGAAGTATGCACCTAAATGGATAGGTCGTCCTATTATCTTGAGTGCAATTCTTGCCAGTATCTCTACCTCTTTAGCAGAGATTCTTGGTGGTGCTATTGCACTACAAATGCTCTTTGGCATTAGTATTCCTACAGGCTCTGTCTTAACAACAGTGGCTGTGTTGATAATGCTTTTTACGAATAGCTATAAGAAGATGGAACGTGCCATCATTGGCTTTGTGTCAATGATAGGTCTTTCGTTTGTTTATGAACTCTTTCTCGTTGATATTCATTGGCCTGCAGCCATTGAGGGAGCATTTGTTCCAACCGTTCCACAAGGTTCTCTCTTGATTATCATGAGTGTGGTGGGAGCGGTTGTGATGCCTCACAATCTTTTCCTTCACTCTGAGATTGTACAGAGTCGCGAGATCTATTTGGAGGGTGACGAACGTATCCGTCACATGTTAAAGTATGAGTTTGTCGACACCCTTTTCTCAATGATTGTGGGTTGGGTTATCAACTCTGCGATGATTCTCTTGGCAGCAAGTACGTTCTTCTCTCATGGTCAGCACGTTGATGAACTGTCTCAGGCGCAAGCAATGCTACAGCCACTTTTGGGTAATAATGCTGCGAATATATTTGCTATTGCCTTACTATTAGCGGGTATTTCAAGTACGATAACCAGTGGAATGGCTGCGGGTAGTATCTTCTCTGGACTTTTTGGTGAGTCATATAATGCAAAAGATACGCACTCTATTGCTGGAATTGTCCTCTCATTAGGTATTGCCCTTCTGATGATATTCTTTATTGGCGACCCATTTAAGGGATTGATTATCTCACAGATGTTCCTTTCTGTTCAACTTCCTTTCACCGTTTTCTTACAAGTGGGTCTGACATCTTCCAAGCGTGTGATGGGTAAGTATGCCAATAGTAAGTTGAATATGGTCTTCCTTTACTCGTTGGCGGGCATCGTCACCTTACTTAATATATGGCTCTTGATAGAGAGTATATCATAG